GATGGaatatttatgtgtttttgtggTATCTAATAATTGGAAAGTGTTTTGGAACCCTAGACATGGATAGAACAACCTAGAGGTTTGGTTCTAGACATAGACCAAAGCCTTGGTCATTCTAGACATCGTTTTTAATGCGTCTTTTGTGTTTAAATATCTAAGGGATTAGTATTTGTCacataaaagttcaaaacaTGCCCCTAAGGGATTAGGGCTTGAATACATTTGATGTAAATGCTTGAGTAGATTAGAGATATATATATTGTGAGATGAGTGCTTAGAGTTTTGGTCATGAATTCCAATCCTAATGAGTCTTTGCCCTGTTTATTTTATCACTTTCAAGTttagaaatatttatgttttcacttgtttcgAATCAATCTATGTTTACATTCATTGCCTAAATTAGTAAGTATGAATAGGTAACTAAACAAACGCAATTTTCGTGGGAAAACGATACCTGAACTTACCATTTTTATTACTTgcacgacttggtacacttgccaaagtcttaacattTATTGATCACTTGAAAtaacaaactcagtcttgatgtctccctcgaatgaaatgacagtcaatctcaatgtgtttggtaCTCTTATGAAAGAGAGGATTAAAACTAATATGAAGAGCATCTTGATTGTCATAtataagtgtcatttgagtgGCACATCAAAATTATAACTCTCAAAGCATTTGAGGTCATAGCTCTGATATCATattaactcaaccccacaaaatcgtCTTATAAGATGAGGTTaacactcacttatatactatgaaatcaccttatctctagtcaatgtaTGACTTCCAACACATCCActcacgccgaggtatataCATTTAGTGTATGAGACTAAACATTAATGGGTAGTCCTATAGTGGGTGAAAAAACATgtccaacaaacaacaaattttttgatAACAAGTGACACAATTGGCAAAACAAATGATAAATCTTACTATGATAGACTTAAcatgactctgataccatggTGGATGATGGTTTCAATCCACCTAGACTTGCCTCTAATTTTGGAAGATCAATGGGAGTGACAACAAAAGAAATCATACTATAGTTCATTTTGTCAACccgtattaaaaattaaaaaataatttaatatatctaatttgttaaagaagttaattaataaatactctTAAATTCATATATAGACTTGAAGATGAAAAAGATGTTAAACTCTAGGCTTATGCAAGAATGGATTTATATTCCTTTTATGACAGCCAATGTttcatcataattttatattatgcaTAATTTATCTCCAAGCTAGCAAATCACACTTCAGTGACATTGAAGTTTTAGTTTGAAAGCATATTTTCTCTCTTAGGTTATCAGAATTCATCAGAAACTATTACATGCAGTTTCTGCGTACTTAATCCATCTTAAATATCACATGTTTAGACGTAGGTTATCAGAATTCAGAAAccatttaatatttagtttaattcTTTACTTCAAATTTTGTGTCCattagttaaattatttttccttctcAATTGTACTGCaactataatatattatatgacactgagaaaaaaaatgtgaaatgaatgattattttaaatttatgtttaactGTATTTAGTTATTCTAAAAGATTATCTCATTGACATAATTTTTGTGTTTGGGAGTCCCAATGATTAATgaaccaaaatttaattttaccatATATAACTACCATTTTAGGAGTTCTAAGTAACTTACTTTAAagcttaaatttttaattattggcGGCAGAAGATAAGGATAATAAAGATGACTTACTAAACCTTTAAATATTAGCTTTTAACTCTTAAATATTAGACCTCTGaaagagtttttcttttttattattctaatatTGTTTCCGAAACATGTAAATTGTCTTCgtatgataaaagaaataataaaaaaaaagatggtGGTTTTTTAAAGCCAcgaattgtttaaaaaaaacatgtggctagtagttttaaatattcaaagagtCTATTTAATCCtgtaaattaaacttttttggTTGCGTGAATGATTCGTGGGctataaattaagatttttgtGTGGGGTTTAAGgttaactattatttatttcttctcatgcaaaatatcaaaaacaacGGACCAAAAGTTCTTATTGTACTGGTGTACGTTCAACCGCCAACTcatgatattttaactcatgTGGTTGCCAAATAATTAATCAGGTTAATAATAACTTGagataatttcaaatttatcttaatggatacaaataaaagatatttattaaagaaaagtaattatGAAGTTGTCTTGATGTGAATGTCAACACCTAAAGATGAAGAACATTAACTAAGACATCAAGGATGAAAAACAATAGTTGGATACCTTGCTTAATTGAATCTCATGAGATTGCATAAGATTGTCAAGAAAATACAATTAACACaatgtagtaaaaaaaataccttGAATTAATTAGGAAACTTTTCGAAAAACAAAATCCCAAATTAGAATTTTTCATAACCATTATTAGATACTAGTTTTTGATGCTTGATGGAACAATAGGATGCTCTTGTTTGTCaaatattattcatttgttGTAGGCAGAGTAATGTAACACTTAAGTACTCGATCACTCTACTAAATTTTTGTGTACAATTGTTGCATTGAGGTTAGAATGTGACCTCATGCATTTTACCTAAACCCCTCAACGCTGTCTCTAGCAGTTACAAGATTGAGGCTATTACAAGTGAAGTAAACAGAAACAAAATTGCTTAAAAGATTTACTACAGTTATTACACTCCACTCCTTCCTTCCGAATTTTGAAGAGGGAAACAGCCACTAAGTTAATTTTTGCCATGGAAAAAGATGTTGTTCCTGCTATGTTATTATAACGTAGGACCCATGAAGAGAGTGTTCTGTCTCATCCTCCTAGGTAGCCCAAAATTCTGATAACACCTAATTTCACCTCCAAAACCAGCTGTCACAATTACCATTCCCCATGCTGAAGGGTTGGTGGACCAGTCACCATTGGAACCATCACCTGATGAGTAATTGGAAGACCATGATGAACCTGATGGAGTAGCTGCAGCAGATATAGAAGCTGGATCACCACCATGCCTACCTGATGGAGAGGCCGAAAGAGAATCGCCTGATCCATTCTCTGACCGAGTAATtgcttcaagttcttcttctaTGGAGTCACCTTCCATTGCATGGTTGTTACTTTTCTTAGGAGGCGCATTTCTCTTGGAATCTCCAACTCCAGATTCTGTGCGTGAGAGTGCTGCATGGTCTTTCTCTGGGGACCCTGGGCTATTTTCTGTGGCTTGGTTGTTGTTACTTTTCTTTGGGAGAGGTGGcaaatttttcttgttgtttgCAGCTGCAGGAGCAGGAGCAGGAGGGGTTGAGTTCTTCTTCTGGTTTTGCGCTGCGATTGATGGTGGTAGATCACCCTTAACGTTGCATGGCCAGGGTATTGCTACTGAAACATCTTTACATGGGAAATGTTCGTGAGCTTGGTTTGCAATCACATTCCTGCCTTTTCCACTATAGTGCATCTCTTCATGCTTCCACACATACACTTGTGAGTCTTCGCTTGCACATATGATGTACTTTCCATTTGGACTGAATGAAGCTGAAATTTGGCTACTTGCATTTCGAAAACCTGCTTTCACCAACATCTTAATCAATAACAACAACACTGTCTGTTGATTTAGGCATAAAACTTTTTCATTGACAGTATATaatgcatcatcatcatcatcacctaTAAACTTTTGCACAACTTGTGTGGCCTCCACAACTCTTGTCCTGCAATCGCCTGAAGTTATAAGCACTTGTGATGGGTCACCTGGGGAATACtgtgaagaagatgaaaagcCAGTTAATTTtcgctcatgagataaaaatatCCATGAGAGCTATATTCATAGAGTTAGAAGAATTTACCTGGAAACCAGTAACCTTTTTCAGTagatttttcttcttgtttcgAAGCTCGATTGTGTTGGATTGATTCAACTTGAAATCTGGTgagcatatatatataaatgagaaTTGACAACATAGCAGAAAttgttaaattcaaaaatagttgAGGATGAGATATACACAAAAGAATAGACTAGTGAAGTCATTAACACTACCTTCTATGGTGTAACTCCGACAGCTCCCTTTCTGTGTACcaacttttatctttaaatatctCTTTTACTCATATCACATaactaaaaaaagtaattaatttaattttaatgaaggTTTATTGACGGAAGTTATAAAGCCTCCAATATTTTACATCCATGGCGGAGGTTTTTTAAACCTCTCGTAGGAGTTTTCTAATGAATTGTGAACAAAATTCCATTTTCCTCCACATTTATTTATAGactctttttacattttttacaaaatctcTGCAACTTCAAATCTTCATCTCTCAATCTCATTAAAAATCTTTAAATCTTCAAAAGGTAGACAATTGTACTTCCCGatttctcttcattttcatcttcatatCTTCATCGGTCAATTGTAGCTTCCAAGGTAATGGTCTCcctttgttttctttatatttcaattatttttacttgCTATTATTTTCTGACTTTTCCGTCTTTGATCTTTGGTTTTATGAAGAGATTCACTTTCAAGTGCGTCAAAGACTAGCTACCTTTGCCCTTTCAATGGTCCTAACATATGTGTTGTTGCTTCGTGTTTGGTTGTTCATGATAGCTGCGAATGTCAATACtacatatattcattatttcataaaaaaaaaaaagttggtgGCCATGTATGGCATTCAACATTGATTCAAACCCTAGGAAACATACAACGTAAACGTGTCTGCAATGTTTGAACACAACAACCCAAGTGCAATAAAGTTTCATAATTAATGCGGacatgaaattttatcttttcggacacaataaattttttttttttgaagttataATAAGCACTTACTTGGAATGGAAGGTGACGATGTTTAATGGGGACGAGTGTGCAGCTCCAAACACCATTCAACGATGGCTACCAACCTGCGTGTctttaatgtccaagctcctgCCATAACTCTGCATTAACTTGTGTTAAGTAAGGGGGTTGGGAAGAAGTTAAAGGGTTGGCGATGAAACAGGAGACAAAACATTAATGACGATTAAACTTACTTAAGAAGAAAAGTAAGGGTATTATGGACATATCACCATGAACTACTTTTTGTATATAATGGACCCCGCAGCCCACTACTTATGTGACCATAAAAAGTTTGTTTCTTTGTTGGGTTGCGGTGGAATATAGGAAGTAAGTGATGAACTCTTTCATTGTTGCATTTTAGTGGACATCATTAATTTAACACGAATAGTATGCAATAGGCTGACGCATTTCTTAATTCAAATATGtgaaattttttacttttctcaGTTGCAATGGAACCGTGGAAGGGCCTTGatgtagaagaagaagatttgGCATCTTTCCTCAAAAAATGTAATTCATCAACAACCCTTGGAAACAAATTGTTGTACTGATTTAATCCTTTCCAAGAACAGGATCCTACTGGCACGGTTTGGGCAAATGTGCACCGGAAAGTACTACTTCATCCAGAATATGGGACACATCTTACTGTTGGAGCAGTTTTACTTTTGAACACCGTAAGTCATAAAGTTTGCATCACACACATTTAATAAAGTCATGTTTAACATGGAATTCGTATGCGTTATATCCTTGTCATAGTAACGTTGTGTAGTTATTCATAGCAGGTTGCGACATTTGGTCATAGACATCAAATTTGCTACCTAAACATCACTGTCCGCAACATTGTGAAGGTACTATCCCCAATTAGAAAGAACTTGACCTTACTCCTACTAAATGTTTTTGTATCCTCATAACTTTTGTCATTAATATGGAGAAACGACTTTTTTGAAAACTAGATATTCAAAGCGGACATTTGTGAACCCACGGATGAACTAGTCCAAGCCACAATCAAGCCTGTCATTGAGCCTCATCCATCACTCGATCCAAAGGTTcaggagatattaaaaaaatttgtcaatcCCTCCACTCAGTCTGTTCCTGACATTGGGGAGACCTCGTCCAACATTGAACCTTCCCAAAATGTGGATGATTAAATGTAAAACATGGGGTTATATTATTTAAGATGTATTATGCTTGTTGTTTACATGTTCttatgtgttttttgtttttacatttaCGTGGTAAACCATGTGTACCACCCCGACTGTTGACTATGTTATGTTATTGAAGCCCAATTTTAACACGCACCGTAATGTGATGAACATAATCAAAGTGACTAAGGGCTTGAATGGGTTTTCCCTATCTTCCAACAAGGCATAtccaataaatttataaatatatgtccTCTCAGAGGGGTGGAGTGCTCGCAAATTAAATGGGGATTGTTATATAGGATTTTGGTCCTAACAAATAAGAAATCAAAATGGAAGATCCACCACAAGGTCAACAACATCGTGACCTCACATACATGTacttaaaatgaaatgaaagtaaGTTAGGGCTGGATTAAGTTTGTCTCCTTTCCTTCCACGCATatccaataaatttaaaaaacaaaatctccTTCCAGACGTGGGGAGTCCTGTAAAATTAAATGGGTAATGGTACAAAAGATTTTGGTgctcaaaaaaaaaatggaagatcCACCACAACCTCAAAAACatgtaaaatgaattaaatgaaAGTGAGTTAGGGCTGCAATGAGTTTCTCTCCTTTCCTTGGATGCATatccaataaatttaaaataaaatattacctTCCAGACGTGGGGAGTGCTGTAAAATTAAGTAGGGAGTGGTACAAAAGAGTTTGGTCTTCgcaattataaattacaaatggAAGATCCACCACAAGGTTAACAACACCGTCACCTCAAGAACatgtaaaatgaattaaatgaaAGTGAGTTAGGGTTGCAATGAGTTTGTCTCCTTTCCTTGGATGCATatccaataaattataaataaaatatctccTTCCAGAGGTGGGGAGTGGTGTGAAATTAAGTGGGGAGTGAATTTTGGTCTCCgcaattataaattacaaatggAAGACCCACCACAAGGTCAACAACACCGTCACCTGAACAACTTGTCAAATGAATTAAATGAAAGTGAGTTAGGGCTGCAATGAATTTGTCTCCTTTGCTTGGATGATTGGAGATTTATCTGAAAAGGTTGAAGATTTGAAGTAAGTATGTGATTTTTGTAATTAGTTCAGAGGTTTGtactttatatttgattttcaaatttatagcTGCAATGTAACACAATTGTTAATCTGAATGATGTgagaaaacaaaagagaagaGACGAGTGGAAGCAGAAACAAGAGAGCAAGCACGAGAGGTAAATAGAGAAAAGATATACGATATAATGTTGAAAATTTTTACTACAATAAGGTACCATagaggaaatatatatataagaggatgaaagaacataataaaaacacaaaagttaaatataacATATTCGGTTACGCAAAATGTCAAATAGTTGCAGAACTCTAAGCAATGAGCAGAAGATGAGCAGCTAAGCTATGTTATCAACCCatgaattatgataaatttaaaacctaGCTGAAAAAGCACAATAATCATATAAATGCTCTTAAAGGCAACTTGCAATACGTCGGGTCATGAATACGCTCATGAAAGACATTAGAGAGGAGATTGAAACATTTGATTCTAAGCATTCCAAGGACTTAGAAGCAAGCGTTGATGCAAGAAAATGAGGAATTGTTGTTGTCACTGTTGTcaggtaattttatttatttatatttacaaaaaaattgcaattttttatttattcactttaattttttatatgttttttttcagAGGTTGAACTAGTGAAAACGGAGAAAAAAATGTTGGAGATAGATAAACAAATGCTGGATAAGGAAATGGAGAAAATGGATAAAACTTTCAAAAAGCTAAAAACTTATACAATGGAGACAGAAATGAAGTTGGGGCGAATAAAGGAGAATTTATCAAAGCTAGAAACTGGTGTGAAAACATTAAACATGGATAATGAAGATATGATTGGAGATTTATCCGAAAAGGTTGAAGACTTGAAGTAAGTATGTGATGTTTGTAATTAGTACAAAGTTCTCAcctttatatttgattttcaaatttatagcTGTAATGTAACACAATTGTTGATTTGAAGGATGTGAGAAAAGCAAAGAGAAGAGACGAGTGGAAGCAGAAACACGAGATCAAGCACAAGAagtgaaaagagaaaatatatacggtataatattgaaaatttttactACGATAAGGTACCATAGAGGGAATACATATATAAGAGGATGaaagactaaaataaaaacacaaaagttaaatataacATATTCGGTTAGACAAAATGTCAAATAATTGCAGAACGCTAAGCAATGAGCAGAAGATGAGCAAGTAAGCTATGTTTCAGTCCATggattatgataaatttaaaatccaactgaaaaaaagaaaacaataatcaTATAAATGCTCTTAAAGACAACTTGCGATAAGATCGTCGAGTCATGAATAAGCTCATTAAAGACATTAGAGAGGAGATTGAAACATTTCATTCTAAGCATTCCAAAGACTTAGAAGCGAGCGTTGATGTAAGAAAATGAGGAATTGTTGTTGTCACTGTTGTcaggtaattttatttatttttatgtaaaaaaaagaattgaaattttttatttattcactttaattttttatatgtttttttttcagatgTTGAACTAGTGAAAACgaagaagaaaatgttggaGATAGATAAACAAATGTTGGAtaaagaaattgagaaaatggataaaactttcaaagagctaaaaacttatataatggAGACAAAAATGAAGTTGGGGCGAATAAAGGACAATTTATCAAAGCTAGAAACTGGTGTGAAAACATTAAACATGGATAATGAAGATATGATTGGAGATTTATCTGAAAAGGTTGAAGACTTGAAGTAGGTATGTGATGTTTGTAATTAGTCCAAAGTTCTGAcctttatatttgattttcaaatttatagcTGCAATGTAACACAATTGTTGATCTGCATGATGTGAGAAAAGCAAAGAGAAGAGACGTGTGGAAGCAGGAATACGAGATCAAGCATGAGAGGTGAAGAGAGAAAAGATATACGGTATAATATTGAAAAGTTTTACTACAATAAGGTACCATAGACGGAATATATATAAGAGGatgaaagaacaaaataaaaacaaaaaagttaaatacaaCATATTCGGTTAGGCAAAATGTCAAATAGTTGCAAAACGCTAAGCAATGAGCAGAAGATGAGCAACTAAGCTATGTTATCAGTCCATggattatgataaatttaaaacccAGCTGAAAGAGCACAATAATCACATAAATGCTCTTAAAAGCAACTTGCGAAACAATCGTCGAGTCATGAATACGTTCATGAAAGACATTAGAGAGGAGATTGAAATGTTTCATTATAAGTATTCCAAAGACTTAGAAGCGTTGATGCAAGAAAATGAGGAATTGTTGTTGTCACTGTTGTcaggtaattttatttatttatatttaaaaaaattgaaattttttatttattcgctttaaatttttatgttttttttttcagaggtTGAACTAGTGTAAACGAAGAAAAAAATGCTGGAGATATTTAAACAAATGCTAGATAAGGAAATGGAAAAAATGGATAAAACTTTCAAAGAGCTAAAGACTTATACAATGGAGACAAAAATGAAGTTGGGGCGAATAAAGGACAATTTATAAAAACTAGAAACTGGTGTGAAAACATTAAACATGGATAATTAAGATATGATTGGAGATTTATCTGAAAAGGTTGAAGACTTGAAGTAAGTATGTGATGTTTGTAATTAGTCCAGAGTTCTGAcctttatatttgattttcaaatttataactGCAATGTAACACAATTGTTTCTGCATAATGTGAGAGAAGCAAAGAGAAGAGACAATTGGAAGCAGAAACACGAGATCAAGTACAGGAGGTAAAGAGAGAAAAGATATACGTAGATATACGgtataatattgaaaaattttactacAATAAGGTAAATTTTACTACAATAAGGTACCATAGAAGGAATATATATAAGAGGATGTACcacaagaaaaaaacatattaccTACGGCAAAAAtctgtatataaataaaaaaaatccgtATAACAGTTTTATCTACGAATTACCTACGAACAAAAATTCATAGGTAAACTAGTCGTGGCTATCTTACATACAAATTTATCCGTAGATATTTACATACTAATTTATCTGTAGGTAATTACATACAGATTTATCCGTAAGtaattacatacaaatttatCCGTACGTAATTACCTATAGATTATTCCGTATGTAATACCTACAAATAAATTCGTATGTAGTGGCTTGTCAGCTTTAGTGATTACTTTTTTCCTATAATACTTATGAAGACCAGGATATTAAAGTTCATCATTGTAGAGAATTTATGTAATATCGAAGAAGTCATTAAAgcaaataatttaaacataaaatattcaaatttaggTTTAACAACTTCAAAAATCCAAATACAAGTATCTGACTATAAAACATCTAGTCATGTGATAATATCCAAGCAAACATTTCCTAACATATTAATAAAGTTCAAAGTTTCCCAACACATTAATCACGATTAGGACGAGGATGGTTGGAGAGTTCTTCATTTTGTAATTGATGCAATGTGAACATCCCCTTCGGCCTCTATTGCTTCTTTTGCAATATGTTGCTTCTTCTGCAATTTCTTAACCATACCACAATCTGGTGAACTAAATGGGCTGCAAAGGAAAagaaatagtaattaaaatagtgtTGCAAATCAATGTATATACATTTTGCTTAACAGCACAACAAATTCAACCATGCTAAGCAAATGAAATATAGAGTCTAGCCACCAAATTATCattcttatattttcaatttcttacCAAGCACAAATTACTCCTCTAACATTTGTCCCTGCTAAAGAGTATACCAAACAACTATAATGGAGTTAAACTAGCATTCCAATTACACCCAAAAATAGTGCctttaatataagaaaattaataatagtCATTGTCATTGGTCTATGTACACTAGTAGTCTCATGTTGCAGCCATAATTAAGGTTTCAGTACTTATAAGCCAAGGCACTGCTtctgactttttgaatctttagACCTTATTTTGTAAGTATAAATGTCATCTCTCCACTCACAAACAGATGATCATGATGTTAGCgtgattttttaactttaaaagtatTAATAAGAATATTCTTGAAACCATATACtagagaaataaaaattaaaatgatatccatttattaacaaaatatactTCGAATCTTACGTACATCTctataatatcttttaaaatttgactATAAATCGCTTTTTAACTGTCTAATAACTATTATATTAGTGTTTCAAAAGTTATGCCACCACAATCATGAATAATAATACTTCAAGATATTCAtgaattaatttgaaataattaaaatttgagaaactaATTTGCCGATCAAACTTTTAAGAGActaatataaagaaattttaagCAAAACTAGTTTAGCAATAAGATTTTAGAAAGAATAATGTAATGCCTtgtaactttaaaataattaacttgaAAGTTTGCTAAAAAAAGatgttatatttttcttaaaaatataattgaaagctaataaatattttaaagatttttta
This region of Vigna unguiculata cultivar IT97K-499-35 chromosome 5, ASM411807v1, whole genome shotgun sequence genomic DNA includes:
- the LOC114186015 gene encoding uncharacterized protein LOC114186015 translates to MHYSGKGRNVIANQAHEHFPCKDVSVAIPWPCNVKGDLPPSIAAQNQKKNSTPPAPAPAAANNKKNLPPLPKKSNNNQATENSPGSPEKDHAALSRTESGVGDSKRNAPPKKSNNHAMEGDSIEEELEAITRSENGSGDSLSASPSGRHGGDPASISAAATPSGSSWSSNYSSGDGSNGDWSTNPSAWGMVIVTAGFGGEIRCYQNFGLPRRMRQNTLFMGPTL